The genomic interval GAAGTCCACCAACAACATTTATGTCAGATCATCGTATGATTGTTATTGCATTTGTTAAGAACTATCATTTTGTACATGTATTAATTGTCATATTAAATTGTTAATGattattaatgttataattgttataattattaatgatttataattgataattaatttataattaatttataattgttatttattttaacaggTTTATTTAAAGTCAGATTCCCCTATACCACCAACAAGTAATTTGTGGAAAAAATATTGCACTGAAGAAGCAAGATAGTGgaaatttatttacaatgatCGCATGCAACATTGGTTACAGATAGTTCCAGAATCTATAAATAAAGTTATTGTAAACTGAATTGTTGACATTTGATATTGtatgaattcaaatataatgAAGTTGtttaatattgttgatatttaatACTGTcgaaatccaaaatacatatccaaaatagatatccaaaatatatatccaaaatgatatccaaaatacatatccaaaatCCAAATCCAAATCCTAAGTCCCTCTATGTCTCCTACGATATGGTACTACGTTGGTCCAATCTCTGCCACCACCCCTCTGAGATCGCAACACCAAAATTAATTCATTCACGGGTGCGATATCCATAAATGCTGGAAAATGCTCATACACCCACACATGCACATATATAATAAGATATCCATAAATCACTAAAGCAAGTACCCACAAAAAAATCCAGGAAATCAGGAAAAAAATCAGACCACAAAAGCAAGCGCAAATACCTGTAATAGTGTTAGATACCCTGATACCGTTCCAGTCTGATGCATGCTCGCTTCTCGAAGATTGTCGTATAGGTAAGCAAGCGCAACAACACCCCATGCATATCCCCACATGAGTTGAGGTCTCTGAAGTATTCAAGGTAGGCAACGCTCACTGCGAATGCACTCTTGTCACTGAACAAGGTGCaacccaacaaaaataaaagaaataccCTCGCAGCCATCTGCCAATACTAATCAACACATCACTGATGGTATAGGTCAAGCAACCAACTATACAAAACAGTGGTTGTCCGCGTCAAGTTAAACCCAACATATGCAATAGCCAGACTAACCCCAAGAAGCTCACCCAATAATTTTGCAGCGTCATCCTTGTTAAATATACTAACGCTGAAGAATGCACCGGTGATGGGTATATGCAGCAGCGAGGAGACACCGTCCAGAGTAATGATCATCTCtccaattggaagatgaaagcTATTGTGTCGCGATGCCATCTCTCGACAAAGGCAGAAATTATACCTTTGTCGATCATCTTGTAGCTGCATTTTAGCAACGTATATAACCTGGAGCTTTTAACAAGTTCCTCAACCTCTTCATTTTCAATAATagcttcttttaattttttaccgTTGCTAAAAACCCTTAACTCTTCGCGATCCTGAAATAAATTAACGGaacaaatataagttaaaaCACATTAAGcaactattaaaaatttaatttgatccAGAAATTTACCACGCCGTCCCATAGTCGTGTCGCAACATGATCCCCATATGTCCTTAGGACAGACCTGTCAACTGGACCACCAGGATATCCGTCATCTGCTTCATCCTGTTGGGTCTCTTCCGCTTGGACCTCTTCAGGTTGGGCCTCTTCTGCTTGTTGCTTCCGTAATCTTCGCTGTTCATGTTGAGCATGGTGAGCCCGTGCAGAAGCGGTTGGTCTAACACGACGAACGTCATCATTCAAAGTCCCCTTGTCGAGTATAACACGACCCGCTCTATTAGTAAACATTGTGTGCACCATTTCTGCATAACCAAATCATAATCATTatcaaaacaacataaaaatattatatttatgcaAGTCCATAAACCTAACCTACGTGAACTCTATAAAGCCTACGTGAACTCCCTAAACTAACCCCTAcgtgatctgagttcacgtacatcAACTACCAAACCTACGTAATCTAatttcacgtacgtgaactccaaAATTAAACCCTACGTCAACTAAGTTCACATACGTGAACTTAGTGTCATCAAACCCAGAAAACATGAACACCATTGAAAAACAACCATTAATAAAcattcaaaaacaacaacacGATTGATAAACATTCAAAAACAGAAAACACGAACACCATTGATAAATATTCAACTCAATTGTTAAGGATTTGCTTACTTGATTGAAGATGATTGAAGTGATGAaggtgttgaagatgatgaaggtgttgaagatgatgtagttgttgaagatgatgaaggtgttgaaaatgattcaagaatgttgaagatgattgaatgttaggttaatgaagatgaagattaagatgaagatgatgaaaataGAAATGATGGGTTAATTGAATAAAGAAGGAAGAGTATTTTaggtattttgaaatttaaaaaaaattgaggggtgtGGTGTGGGAAGCAAAATGAAGGGTGTGGGAAGAaaaagtgtatatatataaatagatatgATCGTCCATATACTTGAGAAGTTAGAAAAACCGTGTCATCCTTTTACAATAAATTtgtgttaaaataaataaaataacaagttttaatgagaaaaaatgtcatataaatattttaattttaaaatcccGATTAAATATGAAATGCGGTGGCAATTCGCAAGGTCTCTGAAATTTCTGGGACCAAACCAAACTGTTTCTGCTATCTATCATCATTTTCCTCTTCCAACACCATTATTAGGGTTTCCACTTTCTCATTCCGACCCTCCAAATTCATCCATAATTCATCCCAATTTCGCCATCCTTTCCTAGTTTCCCGTTCAGACATCTCGCCACGACTCTCCCTGGTACGCCACCGTCTTTTATTCCATTCTTCAAATATCATCACTATAAAAATCTTTGTTGTTATTTTGTTCAATCATTTCATCTTTATTTCGCTTATTCACTGAAGTTTTATGTTGTATGCTATGCATGTTGAAGGTTGTAGAAATAAGTTTACGCGTTGCTATTTCTAGCTGCTGTAGAAACTGGTCTATTTTTCCCAAGAAAATGTTGAAATCAATGTGTTGTTTCTATAATTTGATGTGTTCATGTATAATTGCGTTGTGGATAAGATACTTTGATGAATAAGATTATGAAATCAATTTGTTTTTTACTTGTCATCACTCGATGCTCTGTTTCACAACTCAccaatttgtttttgtttggacataaatttatgtatattttaacATGTATTATCACATTAGTTATTATTGCAGTTTGCTTTTATTGTGATTGGGTCCTATATAACCGTCTGTAGAGCTTAAGATTAAGACTTAAGAGcaataaattttatctttcttAATCTAATGGTCTACAAACGGCTGCACCGTAAAGCCGGTTATCAAGGATCTAGGTCCGGGTTTATTATGTACTTGGATCTTTCTTAATACTACTGCCGACTTCCGTCAATAAATATAGGACCCCATTAAACAAATTAAGGCAATTAagaaagtttttaaatttattgatgattgaTATTGTTTTTAAACATTTGTGTTTTGTCTTTCAAGAGAGagaattagtttatgtttttattattgtatttattgTTGGTTGCAGAAAAAGATGTATAATTATTAGGGGTATGTagataaagaaataattaatgcagTTGAAAATGAAAAGAGGGTCCTATAAAAAGGGACAAAGAAATTTCTCAAGAGGTCCTATATATAGGGACGGAGGTAGTATTAATTTGGATTAGGTAAACTCTTATGTGTTTTAATTGTTGTCAAATAGCGACGATAGTGGCCCAATAGCATAACAAATTTTAATGAATCCGCTGTGAAAACTACAATGCTATCCTAGTTTCGCTATTAGAGAAATTGCAGTCGGTATTCCACTATCTGCTAGCTGATGTTGTGGAAATATTGGGGAAAAAGGagatttttagggtttttaaaaataataaaactgaaGAGTCTGCATGAcctatttttaaaacagaaaaacCGAAGTGTCATCAAGTATTATTACTCCTATATTCACCGTAATACACAAACCTTTCAATATATAAGCTATATCATTGACATATTTCAACCGCTATGCGGCTTCCGCAATTTGACTGCAACACTACCTGCTGTTTTATATAGTGGACTTTCGGCGTTCCTCTGTTTCTGTTTACCGCAATCAGCTATTGATATCATTTAAGTGTCGAGTCTGTGAAGCTCCATGGAAGAAGTATTGGAGAATGTTTTCATTAAATGAATGAAGCTGAATTTTGAAAAGTATATGATAGTTTATTTCAGAACTTTACTGTTGAATATGTTTGCATTCTAATCGTCACCTTACTATTGTATGTCAACTGGATTTATTGGTCAACCTTTCATTCATGATTACTGCTTGAATTGGGAATTCCCTGTTGGCGAATTGGTAATCTGCCGTAGATGGTGTAGAGTGTCCTCTCACCCTAAACTTTATTTTCTGAGAAACtatagatattttatttgagTAACCAGTATTGGCttctagtttttctttttttttttacatttgcaATCTTGGAGGTTTGTTGGAGAAATAGTTATGACAATCCTCAATTGGGTCATCTTTTTCTCGGCGTTCACTGTTATACATTTTTTACCTACCTTTTAGAATTAGTTATCAATTGCTTCCTAGTTCCTACATGCTagatatttatcttttattttctgCAGTAATACATTTGTGTTTGAactttaatttcattttcttaatgCCAGTTCTCTGTCTGCGCACCAATGTTGGCTACGAGTGCAGTTGCTTCTTTGCCCAAATTACCTCCAGGTAAATGATAATTTCTGAATTTTATTGTATTTCAATTTATAATGAGACTTTTTATTTAGGTATAGGAAATATGAGTTTGGCAAAATTATAGTTGCCTGTCACTATTATTTTGCATCAGCTTCGTCATACCTGCACAGAGAATTCTTTGAAACAATCTTTATCAATGAATATGTCTGCTATATCCCGTTTTATGCATAGCTATCCTGTTTATACTTCACAGGCGTGTGACTGTGCCAGCATGCCTATAAAAGTGTCCAGGTAATGATGATATTACCAGACGTACAGATTGGGCAATCTTGACTGTTAAGTTACCTCTACCAATGAATTTGATGTATGTGTTATCATTGATCGCTTTCTGATCCAAGGATCAATGCATCCATGTTTGGAATCCCATGCTTTTAACTAACACTTCCACTTGTATGTAAAACTTTGAATCTATTCTGTCACTTCAAGTTGATTGGATTCAATTTGATGTGAAGGTTTAAGCTGTTCCATTGTGCACATTTGTGTTAAATGACTGCATTCATGTACAATTTAAGGAAACtgcttcttttttatttatttattgggtTTCTCCTATTTGTATGGGTTACAAACATGGATGTAACCCTCTTCTTTACTTGATTCCGTATTTCCGTTCCAACCCTTACTACTAAAGTCAGGATTGATCCAAAATCCTTGCACTCACTGCAAAGGACTCTCCTGCTATGCCGTTTGATTTAGCTTTCTAATTGTCACATAGGTGATTGATagcatttttcaaatttttaactaACTTAACCATTGTATAATGATATCATATTTTTGTACACAGTGAGAAGAGGACGCCACTGCATTGAAGAGAATGTTGTTCCTACATCTAAATTTCCAAGAGGGTTACTGACTGTTGATAATTCAAGATCATTGGGTAGAAGAACTCGTTCTACGCAGGCAGCAACTATAATATGTGCTGCAGCTTTGGTAATGTTCTTTACTCTTGTTTTAGTTTATCAAATTTGGTAGTCTCCTCCTTAATTCTAGATTGCAATATTTGCCAATTCTTATAGTATATCagtttctgaactttgaatatGTTCTTCATGTAGATTTTATTTCATTCTGACCTTGAAGAATATGTTGTTCTAACCGAAACTTTTGGAAAACAGCTTCATACCTCATTAGAGGTGGTcatttatgaaatttttgggATATGAAATGAATGGCTGGGAATTTCATATATTGTTTATGGATTTTGACCCATGGCATACTGCAACAAGGCTGTAAATATCATACGTTACCATGAATCAGCGATGAATGCTATTTGGTGTGACATCCTTGTCCTTGTGTTTTGGTATCTTCAGTGTGAACCGTCCTAAGCTTCAGTCATATTCTTGTGGTCTCTTACAATTTTTGAGCTATTATTTTCCCATTTGTATACATATACTTTGGTAGAATGCTAGAAAAACATTTGTAAACTATATGTACATTGGTAGAGATATTTTATTTGAACACCACAATTGTTATAATATAAAGAGCACAATACATTTTTTTGATTCTCCCTTTACTAAGATTCTTCGATATATGCAGAATGCGAGATGTGGTGCAGAGCAAACTCAGACTGTTACTCGAGAGGCTCCAACAATTACTCATATTCCTGGTAATTGTTGACTACGacgatatttttatttgttgaaccaTATCTGTCTCCCTTTATTTCAAGTATTACCAATAGACTCTTCCAGAGGGTGCTCTAATGGTTCTTCAtggttttaattaaaattttcaggGAAGGAGAAGTCCCCACAAATCGATGATGGCGGATCTGGATTTCCACCTCGTGATGATGATGGCGACGGTGGaggaggtggaggtggaggCAACTGGTCTggtggatttttcttttttgggttTCTTGCTTTTCTTGGCTTCATGAAGGACAGAGAAAGCGAAGATGAAGGTTACGGTTACAGGGATAACCGAAGAAGGCGGTGATGAATTGGCAGGGACAAATGAATGATTTGTTAGAAGATTTTGGTGCTGTATTCTTTAATTTCCTTTATCATGTATACGCACTGTAGATTATATTGGTCAACAGGGTATTGTGCTGTAAGTTGAAGTACCACTGAACTTTTGTTACTGTTACCAATTAAACTCCATCCAAAACTTCACCGTGGAAGGAAAAAGCTTTTGTATCATAGTAATTTGTAACAAATTATGGGAGAGTAAATCATCAATTTGTTTCTAAACAATCACCCTTCCAATTAGTTCCTAAACTATTAAAATCTAAAGGACCTTACAGTATTCTTCAATTCTACTATGTCCttctattaataataaattttctcattca from Cicer arietinum cultivar CDC Frontier isolate Library 1 chromosome 5, Cicar.CDCFrontier_v2.0, whole genome shotgun sequence carries:
- the LOC101511656 gene encoding uncharacterized protein, encoding MLATSAVASLPKLPPVRRGRHCIEENVVPTSKFPRGLLTVDNSRSLGRRTRSTQAATIICAAALNARCGAEQTQTVTREAPTITHIPGKEKSPQIDDGGSGFPPRDDDGDGGGGGGGGNWSGGFFFFGFLAFLGFMKDRESEDEGYGYRDNRRRR